In a single window of the Hippocampus zosterae strain Florida chromosome 6, ASM2543408v3, whole genome shotgun sequence genome:
- the rgmb gene encoding RGM domain family member B, with protein MGRAGCCCSGAERLASPSTVRRFRPLLLLIIALTSAARIGQCQVITPQCRIQKCTIDFVSLTSHLTPAVDDFHVEFCKALRAYSACTQKTAKSCRGNLVFHSAVLGISDLMSQRNCSRDGPVSSAHPEVHHEPCNYYSRTQHAHTHAHAHAHTHGHTHTRQGFLFCGLFGDPHLRTFKDSFQTCKVEGAWPLIDNDYLSVQVTNVPVVTGSSATATNKITVIFKPFEGCTDQRVYQAVTDNLPAAFDDGTVSSGDPIHVSVGSDGAAGKVRALWISERSPGHHVELHAGYIGVTVIVRQLGRYLTLAVRIPEELAQAYDATQDLQLCLNGCPRVERIDQSGHLPLTPPSVGLRLQHLHRPRYSSQIQLYSPSDRQVFTAEGAKERCREQLEVQDIYFHSCVFDLLTTGDANFTVAAYSAQKDMESLHPHRDRWRIYPKGSAPSTLHPQPLQLLTLLLLCTLSFV; from the exons GGCAGTGCCAGGTGATCACCCCGCAGTGTCGCATCCAGAAGTGCACCATTGACTTTGTCTCCCTGACCTCTCACCTCACGCCGGCTGTGGATGACTTTCACGTCGAATTCTGCAAAGCTTTGCGAGCTTACTCAGCCTGCACACAGAAGACAGCAAAGTCCTGCAGGGGCAACCTGGTCTTCCACTCAGCCGTTTTGGGCATCTCGGATTTAATGAGCCAGAGGAACTGCTCCCGAGACGGCCCCGTTTCCTCCGCGCACCCCGAGGTCCACCATGAGCCTTGCAACTACTACAGCCGCACTcagcatgcgcacacacacgcccatgcgcacgcgcacactcacggCCACACCCACACGAGGCAGGGATTCCTTTTCTGCGGGCTTTTCGGGGACCCCCATTTGAGGACATTCAAGGACAGCTTCCAGACTTGCAAGGTGGAGGGGGCGTGGCCTCTCATCGATAATGACTATCTGTCGGTCCAGGTCACCAATGTTCCAGTGGTTACGGGTTCCTCTGCCACAGCCACCAATAAG ATCACGGTTATCTTCAAGCCCTTTGAGGGCTGCACCGACCAAAGGGTCTACCAGGCCGTGACGGACAACCTACCAGCCGCCTTTGACGACGGCACCGTGAGCAGCGGAGACCCCATCCATGTTTCAGTGGGgtccgacggcgccgccggcaAAGTGAGGGCCCTTTGGATCTCAGAGCGCAGTCCGGGCCACCACGTCGAGTTGCACGCGGGCTACATCGGCGTCACGGTTATCGTCCGACAGCTCGGTCGCTATCTGACCCTGGCGGTGCGAATCCCCGAAGAGCTGGCTCAGGCTTACGATGCCACCCAGGACCTGCAGCTGTGTCTGAACGGCTGCCCCAGAGTCGAGCGCATCGACCAGAGCGGCCACCTCCCCCTTACGCCGCCTTCTGTCGGCCTTCGGCTCCAGCATCTGCACAGGCCCAGGTACTCCTCGCAGATACAGTTATACTCCCCCAGTGACAGGCAGGTGTTCACCGCGGAGGGTGCGAAGGAACGCTGCCGGGAGCAGCTGGAGGTGCAGGATATTTACTTCCACTCCTGTGTGTTTGATCTCTTAACCACTGGGGACGCTAACTTCACAGTGGCAGCATACAGTGCCCAGAAAGACATGGAGAGTCTTCACCCGCACAGAGACAGATGGAGGATCTACCCGAAAGGTTCTGCCCCTTCCACCTTGCACCCCCAACCTTTGCAACTTCTCACTCTGCTCCTGCTTTGTACACTCAGCTTTGTGTAG